One Xiphophorus hellerii strain 12219 chromosome 1, Xiphophorus_hellerii-4.1, whole genome shotgun sequence DNA segment encodes these proteins:
- the sdf4 gene encoding 45 kDa calcium-binding protein translates to MALCRDLWSRNLLALSLLFYFLLTLDVHARPANMSSSKDKSPATKDENEILPPDHLNGLKMEMDGHLNKDFHQEVFLGKEMDDFEEDSEPKRNRKKLIEIFTKVDVNKDRSVSAKEMQHWIVEKTKEHFKEAMEENKNSFRAVDPDGDGYVTWNEYKVKFLASKGFNETEVTDKIKKKEELKLDEETQEVLESLKDRWFQADNPPADQRLDEEEFLSFLHPEHSKGMLRYMVKEIVRDLDQDRDWKLTLSEFISLPVGTVENQQGQDIDDDWVKERKKEFEEVIDSDRDGIVTMNELEEYMDPMNEHNALNEAKQMIAVADENQNHRLELEEILRYSEYFTGSKLMDYARNVHEEF, encoded by the exons ATGGCTCTTTGCCGAGATCTGTGGTCCAGGAACCTCCTggctctctctctgctcttctaCTTCCTGCTAACTTTGGATGTACACGCGCGTCCCGCCAACATGTCATCCTCCAAGGATAAGTCTCCGGCCACTAAGGACGAGAACGAGATCCTTCCACCGGACCACCTGAATGGGTTAAAGATGGAAATGGATGGCCACCTTAACAAGGACTTCCACCAGGAAGTGTTCCTGGGGAAAGAGATGGACGACTTTGAAGAGGATTCAGAGCCAAAGCGGAACAGGAAGAAGCTCATTGAGATTTTTACCAA AGTCGACGTCAACAAGGATCGGAGTGTGAGTGCCAAGGAGATGCAGCACTGGATCGTGGAGAAGACGAAGGAGCACTTCAAGGAGGCCATGGAGGAGAACAAGAACAGTTTCCGGGCCGTTGATCCAGATGGGGACG gTTACGTAACATGGAATGAGTACAAAGTCAAGTTTCTCGCCAGCAAAGGTTTTAATGAAACAGAGGTTACtgataaaataaagaagaaagaagagctGAAACTGGACGAGGAAA CTCAGGAGGTGTTGGAGAGCCTAAAGGACCGCTGGTTTCAAGCCGATAATCCTCCTGCTGACCAGCGGCTGGATGAAGAGGAgttcctctccttcctccacCCTGAGCACAGCAAAGGCATGCTCAGATACATGGTGAAGGAAATAGTGCGAGACTTGG ACCAGGACAGAGACTGGAAGCTGACCCTGTCGGAGTTCATCTCTTTACCCGTGGGCACCGTGGAGAACCAGCAGGGGCAGGACATCGACGACGATTGGgtcaaagagagaaagaaggagtTTGAGGAAGTCATCGACTCGGACCGTGACGGCATCGTAACCATGAATGAGCTGGAG GAGTACATGGACCCGATGAATGAGCACAACGCTCTGAATGAGGCCAAGCAGATGATTGCAGTTGCAGacgagaaccagaaccaccgcTTAGAGCTGGAAGAAATCCTGAGGTACAGCGAATACTTCACTGGCAGCAAGCTCATGGATTACGCCAGAAACGTGCACGAGGAATTCTGA